A part of Homoserinibacter sp. YIM 151385 genomic DNA contains:
- the araA gene encoding L-arabinose isomerase: MVPDPAEREIWLLTGSQHLYGEETLRQVAEQSQRVAAGLEGSADVPARVVWRPVLTDQAAIRRAALEANSDERVIGVMVWMHTFSPAKMWIAGLDALDKPLLHLHTQAEFALPWSEIDFDFMNLNQAAHGDREFGYITARLGVPRTIVVGHVSDPAVTARVGTWARAAAGRAALRELRLARFGDNMRYVAVTEGDKTEAELRFGVQVNTWGVTELAEAVEAAPAPEVDALVEEYLESYEVAPELRPGGERHDALRDGAAIEAGLRSFLEAGGFGAFTTSFEDLGGLRQLPGLAVQRLMADGYGFGAEGDWKTAVLVRAAAVMGAGLPGGASLMEDYTYHLEPGAELILGAHMLEVSPSLTTSRPRLEVHPLGIGGKDDPVRLVFTADPGPALVIAMSDLRDRFRLTANVVENVPLPEPMPKLPVGHAVWRPAPDFRTSAAAWLAAGAAHHTVMTTQLGIDVIRDFAEMTGTELLVIDESTELGGFQRELRWNAAYHRLAQGLAT, encoded by the coding sequence ATCGTCCCCGATCCCGCCGAGCGCGAGATCTGGCTCCTCACCGGGAGCCAGCACCTCTACGGCGAGGAGACCCTCCGCCAGGTGGCGGAGCAGTCGCAGCGCGTCGCGGCGGGCCTCGAGGGCAGCGCCGACGTGCCGGCGCGCGTCGTCTGGCGGCCCGTCCTCACCGACCAGGCCGCGATCCGCCGCGCCGCGCTCGAGGCGAACTCCGACGAGCGCGTCATCGGGGTGATGGTGTGGATGCACACCTTCAGCCCCGCGAAGATGTGGATCGCGGGGCTCGACGCGCTCGACAAGCCGCTGCTCCACCTCCACACGCAGGCGGAGTTCGCGCTGCCCTGGTCGGAGATCGACTTCGACTTCATGAACCTCAACCAGGCCGCGCACGGCGACCGCGAGTTCGGCTACATCACGGCCCGGCTCGGCGTGCCGCGCACGATCGTCGTCGGGCACGTCTCGGATCCCGCCGTCACCGCGCGTGTCGGGACCTGGGCGCGGGCCGCCGCCGGCCGGGCGGCGCTGCGGGAGCTGCGGCTCGCCCGCTTCGGCGACAACATGCGCTACGTCGCCGTCACGGAGGGCGACAAGACGGAGGCGGAGCTGCGCTTCGGCGTGCAGGTCAACACCTGGGGCGTCACCGAGCTCGCGGAGGCGGTGGAGGCCGCCCCGGCCCCCGAGGTCGACGCGCTCGTCGAGGAGTACCTCGAGTCCTACGAGGTCGCGCCCGAGCTGCGTCCGGGCGGCGAGCGCCACGACGCGCTCCGGGACGGCGCGGCGATCGAGGCGGGGCTGCGATCCTTCCTCGAGGCGGGCGGCTTCGGCGCGTTCACGACGAGCTTCGAGGACCTCGGCGGGCTCCGGCAGCTGCCGGGCCTCGCGGTCCAGCGCCTCATGGCGGACGGCTACGGCTTCGGCGCGGAGGGCGACTGGAAGACCGCCGTGCTCGTGCGGGCCGCCGCCGTCATGGGCGCGGGCCTGCCCGGCGGCGCGAGCCTCATGGAGGACTACACGTACCACCTCGAGCCCGGCGCCGAGCTCATCCTCGGCGCGCACATGCTCGAGGTGAGCCCCTCGCTCACGACGAGCCGGCCACGGCTCGAGGTGCACCCGCTCGGGATCGGCGGCAAGGACGACCCGGTCCGGCTCGTCTTCACCGCCGACCCCGGCCCGGCGCTCGTGATCGCCATGAGCGACCTCCGCGACCGCTTCCGCCTCACCGCGAACGTGGTCGAGAACGTCCCGCTCCCGGAGCCGATGCCGAAGCTCCCCGTGGGGCACGCCGTCTGGCGTCCCGCCCCCGACTTCCGCACGAGCGCCGCCGCGTGGCTCGCCGCGGGAGCCGCCCACCACACCGTCATGACGACGCAGCTCGGGATCGACGTGATCCGCGACTTCGCCGAGATGACGGGCACCGAGCTCCTCGTCATCGACGAGAGCACCGAGCTCGGCGGCTTCCAGCGGGAGCTCCGCTGGAACGCCGCCTACCACCGGCTCGCGCAGGGCCTCGCCACCTAG
- a CDS encoding L-ribulose-5-phosphate 4-epimerase — protein MPTLAPEIEVQIARVREEVAALHGELTRNGLVVWTGGNVSGRVPGAELFVIKPSGLGYDELAPENMVLCDLDGVVVPATPGSDRSPSSDTAAHAYVYREMPEVGGVVHTHSTYATAWAARREPIPCVITGMADEFGGEIPIGPLALIGDDSIGRGIVGTLRGHRSRAVLMANHGPFTIGRDARDAVKAAVMVEDAARTIHIARQLGEPVALAPEQIDALYDRYQNVYGQSPQGALQ, from the coding sequence ATGCCGACGCTCGCCCCCGAGATCGAGGTGCAGATCGCGCGCGTCCGCGAGGAGGTGGCGGCGCTCCACGGCGAGCTCACCCGCAACGGCCTCGTCGTGTGGACGGGCGGCAACGTCTCGGGCCGCGTGCCCGGCGCCGAGCTCTTCGTCATCAAGCCGAGCGGCCTCGGCTACGACGAGCTCGCGCCCGAGAACATGGTCCTCTGCGACCTCGACGGGGTCGTCGTCCCGGCGACGCCGGGGAGCGACCGCAGCCCCTCGTCCGACACGGCCGCGCACGCCTACGTCTACCGCGAGATGCCGGAGGTCGGCGGGGTCGTGCACACGCACTCCACCTACGCGACCGCCTGGGCGGCCCGCCGCGAGCCGATCCCCTGCGTCATCACCGGGATGGCGGACGAGTTCGGCGGCGAGATCCCGATCGGCCCCCTGGCCCTCATCGGCGACGACTCGATCGGCCGGGGCATCGTCGGGACGCTCCGCGGCCACCGCTCGCGGGCCGTCCTCATGGCGAACCACGGCCCCTTCACGATCGGCCGCGACGCGCGGGATGCCGTCAAGGCGGCCGTCATGGTCGAGGATGCGGCGCGCACCATCCACATCGCCCGGCAGCTGGGGGAGCCGGTCGCGCTCGCCCCCGAGCAGATCGACGCCCTCTACGACCGCTACCAGAACGTCTACGGCCAGTCGCCGCAAGGAGCCCTCCAGTGA
- the araB gene encoding ribulokinase codes for MDFGTLSGRALVVRVEDGAELGSAVHEYRHGVMDRELAATGAELPPEWALQDAADYVEVLREAVPAAIRAAGIDPASVIGVATDFTASTPMPVLADGTPLSDLPELREHPHAYVKLWKHHAAQAQATRITELAAERGETWLPRYGGSISSEWEVAKALQLLEEDPEVYARTVHWIEAADWIVWQLSGVYLRNACTAGYKGIRQDGASPSAAFLGALNPDFAGFADDKLDHEIGELGDRAGGLTAEAAAWTGLPEGIAVAVGNVDAHVTAPAARATAPGEMVAIMGTSTCHVMSSDRLAEVPGMCGVVDGGIVAGLYGYEAGQSGVGDILGWYVERQVPGELRAEAEAAGRSVHEHLSELAWARPVGAHGLLALDWHSGNRSVLVDTELSGLVVGLTLATRPEDVYRALVEATAFGARQIVETFRDAGVPVTRFVAAGGLIRNRRLMQTYADVLRMPIDVIGSEQGPALGAAIHAAVAAGAYPDVRAAGEAMGRRIDAAFVPDAASADAYDALFADYRELHDHFGRGGSEVMRRLKRRRAAALASTAEEVA; via the coding sequence ATCGACTTCGGCACGCTCTCGGGCCGCGCGCTCGTCGTCCGCGTCGAGGACGGCGCCGAGCTCGGCTCCGCCGTCCACGAGTACCGCCACGGCGTCATGGATCGCGAGCTCGCGGCGACCGGCGCCGAGCTCCCGCCCGAGTGGGCGCTCCAGGACGCCGCCGACTACGTCGAGGTGCTGCGCGAGGCCGTGCCCGCCGCGATCCGCGCGGCCGGCATCGATCCCGCGAGCGTCATCGGGGTCGCGACCGACTTCACCGCATCCACCCCGATGCCGGTGCTCGCCGACGGCACGCCGCTCAGCGACCTGCCCGAGCTGCGCGAGCACCCGCACGCCTACGTGAAGCTCTGGAAGCACCACGCGGCGCAGGCGCAGGCGACCCGCATCACCGAGCTCGCGGCCGAGCGCGGCGAGACCTGGCTGCCCCGCTACGGCGGCTCGATCTCGAGCGAGTGGGAGGTCGCGAAGGCGCTCCAGCTGCTCGAGGAGGACCCCGAGGTCTACGCGCGGACGGTGCACTGGATCGAGGCGGCCGACTGGATCGTGTGGCAGCTCTCGGGCGTCTACCTCCGCAACGCCTGCACGGCCGGCTACAAGGGCATCCGACAGGACGGCGCCTCGCCGAGCGCGGCGTTCCTCGGCGCGCTGAACCCGGACTTCGCCGGGTTCGCGGACGACAAGCTCGACCACGAGATCGGCGAGCTCGGCGACCGCGCCGGCGGTCTCACGGCCGAGGCCGCGGCCTGGACGGGCCTCCCCGAGGGGATCGCCGTCGCGGTCGGCAACGTGGATGCGCACGTCACCGCCCCCGCCGCCCGCGCGACCGCGCCGGGCGAGATGGTCGCCATCATGGGCACCTCGACCTGCCACGTCATGAGCTCCGACCGCCTCGCCGAGGTGCCGGGGATGTGCGGAGTCGTCGACGGCGGGATCGTCGCCGGCCTCTACGGCTACGAGGCGGGCCAGTCGGGCGTCGGCGACATCCTCGGCTGGTACGTCGAGCGGCAGGTGCCGGGGGAGCTGCGCGCCGAGGCCGAGGCCGCCGGGCGCAGCGTCCACGAGCACCTCTCCGAGCTGGCCTGGGCGCGCCCCGTCGGCGCGCACGGCCTCCTCGCCCTCGACTGGCACTCCGGCAACCGCAGCGTGCTCGTCGACACCGAGCTGTCGGGGCTCGTCGTCGGGCTCACGCTCGCGACCCGCCCCGAGGACGTCTATCGCGCGCTCGTCGAGGCGACCGCGTTCGGCGCGCGGCAGATCGTGGAGACCTTCCGGGATGCGGGCGTGCCCGTCACGCGCTTCGTCGCGGCGGGCGGGCTGATCCGCAACCGGCGCCTCATGCAGACCTACGCGGACGTGCTCCGGATGCCGATCGACGTCATCGGCAGCGAGCAGGGTCCCGCCCTCGGCGCGGCGATCCACGCCGCCGTCGCGGCCGGCGCCTACCCGGACGTGCGGGCCGCGGGCGAGGCCATGGGCCGCCGGATCGACGCCGCCTTCGTGCCGGATGCCGCATCCGCCGACGCCTACGACGCGCTCTTCGCCGACTACCGCGAGCTGCACGACCACTTCGGCCGGGGCGGCAGCGAGGTCATGCGCCGGCTCAAGCGCCGCCGTGCGGCCGCCCTCGCGAGCACCGCCGAGGAGGTGGCGTGA
- a CDS encoding LacI family DNA-binding transcriptional regulator, whose translation METDRVRAPNIRDVAARAGVSYQTVSRVLNDSPSIREATRDRVLAAIAELGYRPNQAARALVTSRSRTIGILSAMTTHYGPQTAINAIELAAREAGYRLTITNSQTSDYASIKASLDYLLSQSIEALVVIAPQVRVYEAIHELSISVPFVAIESTGRDIGRSLSVDQVAGARLATRHLIDLGHTDILHIAGPQDWIEAEARMQGYLRELGDAELRTRAPILGDWSASFGYYAGLELLRVRDFTAIFAGNDQMALGLLHAARDSGVDVPGELSVVGFDDIPESAHFLPPLTTVRQNFAEMGRRAVGILLEELRGSLDADHAMIAPELVVRESTGPAAV comes from the coding sequence ATGGAGACAGACCGGGTCCGCGCCCCGAACATCCGCGATGTCGCCGCGCGCGCCGGGGTGTCGTATCAGACCGTCTCGCGCGTCCTCAACGACAGTCCCAGCATCCGCGAGGCGACGAGGGACCGGGTGCTCGCCGCGATCGCGGAGCTCGGCTACCGCCCGAACCAGGCCGCCCGCGCGCTCGTCACGAGCCGCTCGCGCACCATCGGCATCCTGTCGGCGATGACGACCCACTACGGCCCGCAGACCGCGATCAACGCGATCGAGCTCGCCGCCCGGGAGGCCGGCTACCGGCTCACCATCACGAACTCGCAGACGAGCGACTACGCCTCGATCAAGGCGAGCCTCGACTACCTGCTCTCCCAGTCGATCGAGGCGCTCGTCGTCATCGCGCCGCAGGTGCGGGTCTACGAGGCGATCCACGAGCTCAGCATCTCGGTGCCCTTCGTGGCGATCGAGTCGACGGGCCGCGACATCGGCCGCAGCCTCTCGGTCGACCAGGTCGCGGGCGCCCGGCTCGCGACCCGGCACCTCATCGATCTCGGGCACACCGACATCCTCCATATCGCGGGCCCGCAGGACTGGATCGAGGCGGAGGCCCGCATGCAGGGCTACCTGCGTGAGCTGGGGGATGCGGAGCTGCGCACGCGCGCCCCGATCCTCGGCGACTGGTCGGCCTCCTTCGGCTACTACGCGGGGCTCGAGCTGCTGCGGGTGCGCGACTTCACGGCGATCTTCGCCGGCAACGACCAGATGGCGCTGGGGCTCCTGCACGCGGCGCGCGACTCGGGCGTGGACGTGCCGGGCGAGCTCTCGGTCGTCGGCTTCGACGACATCCCCGAGTCGGCGCACTTCCTGCCGCCGCTCACGACGGTGCGGCAGAACTTCGCGGAGATGGGCCGGCGCGCGGTGGGAATCCTGCTCGAGGAGCTCCGCGGGTCGCTCGACGCGGATCACGCGATGATCGCGCCGGAGCTCGTCGTGCGCGAGTCGACGGGGCCCGCGGCGGTCTGA
- a CDS encoding cyclase family protein, which yields MTTTEPRSRRVIDLSHPIREGLLTYPGLPEPVITPHLTREDSRGRYAPGTEFRMDVMTLIGNTGTYLDSPFHRYEGGADLAGLPLDSLVDLPAEVLHLRDLGTRGIPPEVFHDRELRGAAVLLDTGWDAHFGTPEYASGAPFLTGEATEYLVAAGAVLVGIDSLNIDDTESGGERPAHSGLLGAGVHVVEHLRGLDRLPSRGARFTAAPPAIEGFGTFPVRAYATLG from the coding sequence GTGACGACCACCGAGCCCCGATCCCGCCGGGTGATCGACCTCAGCCACCCCATCCGCGAGGGACTGCTCACCTACCCCGGCCTCCCCGAGCCCGTCATCACCCCGCACCTCACGCGCGAGGACTCGCGCGGCCGCTACGCGCCGGGCACCGAGTTCCGCATGGACGTGATGACCCTCATCGGCAACACCGGCACCTACCTCGACAGCCCCTTCCACCGCTACGAGGGCGGCGCCGATCTCGCGGGGCTGCCGCTCGACTCCCTCGTCGACCTGCCGGCCGAGGTGCTGCACCTCCGCGATCTCGGCACGCGGGGCATCCCGCCCGAGGTGTTCCACGACCGCGAGCTGCGCGGCGCCGCCGTGCTGCTCGACACCGGCTGGGATGCGCACTTCGGCACGCCGGAGTACGCGAGCGGCGCGCCCTTCCTCACCGGCGAGGCGACCGAGTACCTCGTCGCCGCGGGCGCGGTGCTCGTCGGCATCGACTCCCTCAACATCGACGACACCGAGTCCGGCGGCGAGCGCCCGGCGCACTCGGGGCTCCTCGGCGCGGGCGTGCACGTCGTCGAGCACCTCCGCGGCCTCGACCGCCTGCCGTCGCGGGGTGCGCGCTTCACGGCGGCGCCGCCGGCGATCGAGGGCTTCGGCACCTTCCCGGTGCGCGCCTACGCGACGCTCGGCTGA
- a CDS encoding substrate-binding domain-containing protein, with product MRKIALTTTAVAAVALMALAGCSSRADTETGTEGDGGFAADSLIGVALPDKTSENWVLAGGLFEDAIAEAGFKGEVQYAGQSTPVPDQQAQIDAMVTNGAKVIIIGAKDGGQLGAQVAAARESGAVVIAYDRILENTEDIDYYLAFNNFAVGQAQGQALLDGLEAKGDGPYNVELFAGSPDDPNAAVFFNGALDILQPKIDDGTLNIVSGQTEFEQVVTQGWAPEEAQSRADTLLQANYGSTELDGVLSPNDTLARAVITSVEQAGKPDIVITGQDSEAASIPLIMEGKQYMTIYKDTRRLVAAALDMVKALAAGDEPETNAEENNKTIEVPTFYLDPVTVTAENAAEVYADNPDLEPLTK from the coding sequence ATGCGAAAGATCGCACTCACGACTACGGCAGTCGCCGCGGTCGCGCTGATGGCGCTCGCGGGATGCTCCTCCCGCGCCGACACCGAGACCGGCACCGAGGGCGACGGCGGCTTCGCGGCCGACTCGCTGATCGGCGTCGCGCTGCCCGACAAGACCTCGGAGAACTGGGTGCTCGCGGGCGGCCTCTTCGAGGACGCGATCGCCGAGGCCGGCTTCAAGGGCGAGGTGCAGTACGCGGGCCAGTCGACCCCGGTCCCGGACCAGCAGGCCCAGATCGACGCCATGGTCACCAACGGCGCCAAGGTCATCATCATCGGCGCGAAGGACGGCGGCCAGCTCGGCGCCCAGGTCGCCGCGGCGCGCGAGTCCGGTGCCGTCGTGATCGCCTACGACCGCATCCTCGAGAACACCGAGGACATCGACTACTACCTCGCCTTCAACAACTTCGCGGTGGGTCAGGCCCAGGGCCAGGCGCTCCTCGACGGCCTCGAGGCGAAGGGCGATGGCCCGTACAACGTCGAGCTCTTCGCCGGCTCGCCGGACGACCCGAACGCCGCCGTGTTCTTCAACGGCGCGCTCGACATCCTCCAGCCGAAGATCGACGACGGCACGCTCAACATCGTCTCGGGTCAGACCGAGTTCGAGCAGGTCGTCACCCAGGGCTGGGCGCCCGAGGAGGCCCAGAGCCGCGCGGACACGCTGCTCCAGGCCAACTACGGCTCGACCGAGCTCGACGGCGTCCTCTCGCCGAACGACACGCTCGCCCGCGCCGTCATCACCTCGGTCGAGCAGGCCGGCAAGCCCGACATCGTGATCACCGGCCAGGACTCCGAGGCCGCCTCGATCCCGCTGATCATGGAGGGCAAGCAGTACATGACCATCTACAAGGACACGCGTCGCCTCGTCGCCGCGGCCCTCGACATGGTCAAGGCCCTCGCCGCCGGCGACGAGCCGGAGACGAACGCCGAGGAGAACAACAAGACCATCGAGGTCCCGACGTTCTACCTCGACCCGGTGACCGTGACGGCGGAGAACGCCGCCGAGGTCTACGCCGACAACCCCGACCTCGAGCCGCTCACCAAGTAG
- the mmsB gene encoding multiple monosaccharide ABC transporter permease: MSDTTAPQKSGGIRDLGKMFGGGQSSLRQFGILGALIAIIIVFQILTGGKTLQPGNVINIVLANSYVLILAIGMVMVIIAGHIDLSVGSIAAFVGIIVAISMNRWDFPWPAAILLGLVVGALIGAWQGFWVAYVGVPAFIVTLAGMLLFRGANQFVGRSTTEPIANEAYRQIGGGYLPDPAWGVPLNLTTLVLGVLAIAAVIYNEISLRRRQAKIGAEMAPVWVSGIKIAALIAVIVAASLLFASGRPGQSLPISGVILIALVLVYSFVTNHTIIGRHIYSLGGNSHAAELSGVKIKRVNFFVMMNMSILAAVAGMVFISRSRSSGPLDGNSWELDAIAAVFIGGAAVSGGIGTVIGSIVGGLVIAVLNNGLQLLSVGADRVQMIKGLVLLLAVAVDVLSKRSGRPSILGRFGRGKPSDAGDPLTVSTPMQRPEVVPGEGGPDASSRPPSTTPNA, encoded by the coding sequence ATGAGCGACACCACTGCACCCCAGAAGTCCGGAGGGATCCGCGACCTCGGCAAGATGTTCGGCGGCGGGCAGTCCAGCCTGCGCCAGTTCGGCATCCTCGGCGCCCTCATCGCCATCATCATCGTCTTCCAGATCCTCACGGGCGGGAAGACGCTGCAGCCGGGCAACGTCATCAACATCGTGCTCGCGAACTCCTACGTGCTGATCCTCGCGATCGGCATGGTCATGGTGATCATCGCGGGGCACATCGACCTCTCGGTCGGCTCGATCGCCGCCTTCGTCGGCATCATCGTCGCGATCTCCATGAACCGCTGGGACTTCCCGTGGCCGGCCGCGATCCTCCTCGGCCTCGTCGTGGGCGCGCTCATCGGCGCCTGGCAGGGGTTCTGGGTGGCCTATGTCGGGGTGCCGGCGTTCATCGTGACGCTCGCCGGCATGCTCCTGTTCCGCGGCGCCAACCAGTTCGTGGGCCGCTCGACGACCGAGCCCATCGCGAACGAGGCCTACCGCCAGATCGGCGGCGGGTACCTGCCCGACCCGGCGTGGGGCGTCCCGCTCAACCTCACGACGCTCGTCCTCGGCGTCCTCGCGATCGCCGCGGTGATCTACAACGAGATCTCGCTCCGCCGCCGCCAGGCGAAGATCGGCGCCGAGATGGCGCCGGTCTGGGTCTCCGGCATCAAGATCGCGGCGCTCATCGCCGTCATCGTCGCCGCCTCCCTCCTCTTCGCGAGCGGCCGGCCCGGCCAGAGCCTCCCGATCTCGGGCGTCATCCTCATCGCGCTCGTGCTCGTCTACTCCTTCGTGACGAACCACACGATCATCGGCCGGCACATCTACTCGCTCGGCGGCAACTCGCACGCGGCCGAGCTCTCGGGCGTCAAGATCAAGCGCGTCAACTTCTTCGTCATGATGAACATGTCGATCCTCGCGGCCGTCGCCGGCATGGTCTTCATCTCCCGCTCGCGCTCCTCGGGCCCGCTCGACGGCAACAGCTGGGAGCTGGATGCGATCGCGGCGGTCTTCATCGGCGGCGCGGCCGTCTCGGGCGGCATCGGCACGGTCATCGGCTCGATCGTCGGCGGTCTCGTCATCGCCGTCCTCAACAACGGCCTCCAGCTCCTCAGCGTCGGCGCCGACCGCGTCCAGATGATCAAGGGGCTCGTGCTGCTCCTCGCGGTGGCCGTCGACGTGCTCTCGAAGCGCAGCGGACGGCCCTCGATCCTCGGCCGGTTCGGCCGCGGGAAGCCCTCGGACGCGGGCGACCCGCTCACCGTCTCGACGCCCATGCAGCGACCCGAGGTCGTTCCCGGCGAGGGAGGCCCCGACGCCTCCTCCCGGCCCCCGAGCACTACGCCGAACGCGTAG
- the mmsA gene encoding multiple monosaccharide ABC transporter ATP-binding protein encodes MADSPVILEMRNITKEFPGVKALDDVSMTVRAGQIHAICGENGAGKSTLMKVLSGVYPFGTYGGDIVYQGEVARFGDIKQSEAEGIVIIHQELALIPELSITENIFLGNEPARFGRIDWTAAHQRAVDLLARVGLRDDPETQIKNIGVGKQQLVEIAKALNKNVKLLILDEPTAALNESDSAHLLDLIEGLKSRGISSIMISHKLNEIERIADSITIIRDGKTIETLDVAAGGVDEDRIIRGMVGRTLENRFPEHDGSSIGEVFFEVRDWTVQHPQTAERLVAKGSSFTVRRGEVVGFAGLMGAGRTELAMSIFGRSYGTFLSGEIIKDGERIELRTVSDAIGHGLAYVSEDRKALGLNLLDDIKTSVVSAKLPKISRGPVVDDLQEHKIAEEYRKELRIKTPTVDEGVNKLSGGNQQKVVLAKWMFTDPDLLILDEPTRGIDVGAKTEIYGIIRKLAERGAGVIMISSELPELLGVSDRIYTIFEGAITAELPVAEATPETLMKNMTSNPNAKKKDAA; translated from the coding sequence ATGGCGGACTCACCCGTGATCCTCGAGATGCGGAACATCACCAAGGAGTTCCCCGGGGTGAAGGCCCTCGACGACGTCTCGATGACGGTCCGGGCCGGTCAGATCCACGCCATCTGCGGAGAGAACGGCGCCGGCAAGTCGACGCTCATGAAGGTCCTCTCGGGCGTCTACCCTTTCGGCACCTACGGCGGCGACATCGTCTACCAGGGCGAGGTGGCCCGCTTCGGCGACATCAAGCAGTCCGAGGCCGAGGGCATCGTCATCATCCACCAGGAGCTCGCGCTCATCCCCGAGCTCTCGATCACCGAGAACATCTTCCTCGGCAACGAGCCCGCCCGCTTCGGCCGCATCGACTGGACCGCCGCCCACCAGCGCGCCGTCGACCTCCTCGCGCGCGTCGGGCTCCGCGACGACCCCGAGACGCAGATCAAGAACATCGGCGTCGGCAAGCAGCAGCTCGTCGAGATCGCGAAGGCGCTCAACAAGAACGTCAAGCTGCTCATCCTCGACGAGCCGACCGCGGCCCTCAACGAGAGCGACTCGGCGCACCTCCTCGACCTCATCGAGGGGCTCAAGAGCCGCGGCATCTCGTCCATCATGATCAGCCACAAGCTCAACGAGATCGAGCGCATCGCCGACTCGATCACGATCATCCGCGACGGCAAGACGATCGAGACCCTGGATGTCGCCGCGGGCGGCGTCGACGAGGACCGCATCATCCGCGGCATGGTCGGGCGCACGCTCGAGAACCGGTTCCCCGAGCACGACGGCTCCTCGATCGGCGAGGTGTTCTTCGAGGTCCGCGACTGGACCGTGCAGCACCCGCAGACGGCCGAGCGGCTCGTCGCGAAGGGCTCCAGCTTCACCGTCCGCCGCGGCGAGGTCGTCGGCTTCGCGGGGCTCATGGGCGCCGGCCGCACCGAGCTCGCGATGAGCATCTTCGGCCGCTCCTACGGCACCTTCCTCTCGGGCGAGATCATCAAGGACGGCGAGCGCATCGAGCTCCGCACCGTCTCCGACGCGATCGGCCACGGCCTCGCCTACGTGAGCGAGGACCGCAAGGCGCTCGGCCTCAACCTGCTCGACGACATCAAGACGAGCGTCGTCTCGGCGAAGCTGCCGAAGATCTCGCGCGGGCCCGTCGTCGACGACCTCCAGGAGCACAAGATCGCGGAGGAGTACCGCAAGGAGCTCCGCATCAAGACCCCGACGGTCGACGAGGGCGTCAACAAGCTCTCGGGCGGCAACCAGCAGAAGGTCGTCCTCGCGAAGTGGATGTTCACCGACCCCGACCTGCTCATCCTCGACGAGCCGACCCGCGGCATCGACGTGGGCGCCAAGACCGAGATCTACGGCATCATCCGCAAGCTCGCGGAGCGCGGCGCCGGCGTCATCATGATCAGCTCCGAGCTGCCCGAGCTGCTCGGGGTCTCCGACCGCATCTACACGATCTTCGAGGGGGCCATCACGGCCGAGCTCCCCGTCGCCGAGGCGACGCCCGAGACCCTCATGAAGAACATGACCAGCAACCCGAACGCGAAGAAGAAGGACGCCGCCTGA